The genomic DNA TGAGACCGCTACTGAAGCTGAAGCGAACCAAAAAGCGAACGCTCAGCCAGCTGGTCATTGATCGCCACTGAACAAAATCATGAACACTAACTAAAACGGAACAGTCCATGACGTTCCCTGTGAAGATCATTAATTCCATCACTGTTTGTTAGTCTCTCCAGAGCAATTCCAATATCAGTTTTCATGATCTGCCGCGTAACGAGCAGTTTGTGGAGTCGTGAAAGTAACCGATACGGACACGACAAGCATTGAAACGCTCTCATTTCTACTACCGGTTTCAATATTGAAGCCGGTTTTCTGTCGTACAGGATGGTTCATGCCAGCCGTTGAAGTCGAACAACTCGTGTTTCGATATGGAGATCGCGTTGCTCTGAATGACGTTGGGTTTACAGTGCCGGCCGGGGATGTCTTCGGCCTGCTGGGACCAAACGGAGGAGGAAAGTCCACGCTGTTTCGCGTCCTCTCAACTCTTCTTCCTATTCAAGAAGGGAGCGCCCAGGTTTGTGGGCATTCCGTCTTATCTGATCCCGACGCGGTCCGGCGCTGCATTGGCGTGACGTTTCAGTCTCCCAGCCTGGATCTGAAGTTAACTGTCGCTGAAAACCTGAAACACCAAGGGCATCTCTACGGACTTTATGGAGCGGAGCTTCGGACACGTTGTCAAACAGTCATGGCGCAACTGGGTGTCGCAGATCGAGCGAATGATTTTGCTGAGAAACTTTCTGGCGGTCTGAAACGCAGAGTCGAAATCGCAAAGTCCCTGTTGCACTCACCTGAAATCTTATTGCTTGACGAGCCAAGCACCGGGCTCGACCCCAGAGCGCGTCATGATTTGTGGGAAACTTTATTGAAACTGCAAAAGGAATCCGAAGTCACAATTCTTGTCACGACACACCTCATGGAAGAAGCTGCCAGATGTGGCCGACTCGGAATACTCGATGAAGGAAAATTGATCGCGCTAGGGACACCTGACGAACTGCAAGCGATGGTCGGTGGAGACAGCCTCACTATTCAGGCAGAAAACCAAGACCAACTTGCCGCTCAGCTCCGTCAACAATTGCACGTTGATGTACAAAAGATCGGAGAGACGCTGCGGATCGAACAAGAGAATGGCCACGAACTACTCGTCCAAATTGCGACTCAATTTCCTGGTCAGTTTCAGAACCTGACGCTTGGAAAGCCAACTCTTGAGGATGTCTTTATTAAATTGACTGGGCGGCGTTTAGACGAAGGTGAAGCAGCATGAGCAGCACCACACAAGCTCAACGTTCCCCGTTATGGACAGCGACCTGGACACTGGCTGTCCGAGAAGTCGTGCGTTTTTTGCGGCAACGATCCCGCGTGATTGGTGCTGTCGGCCAACCGGTTGTCTTCTGGATTCTCTTTGGAGCTGGATTGCATGGGTCTTTTGCAATGCCCGGAACCGAGGGCGAGAACGCTCTTTCGTTTCAGGAGTACTTTCTTCCCGGCGTGGCGGTTCTGATTGTCCTGTTCACGTCAATCTTTTCTTCGATCTCGGTCATTCAAGACCGCAACGAAGGGTTCATGCAAGGAGTGCTGGTCGCTCCTGTTCCACGTTCTGCGATCGTATTAGGCAAAGTTCTCGGCGGAACAGCTTTAGCGTTGCTTCAGGCGTTCTTGTTCCTCATCGTGGCTCCTCTGTTACAATTTGTGAATCTTGCCCCCGAAATGAGTTTTGCATTCTCACTGTCGAGCATGATTCAGGCAGCTTTGTTCTTATTTTGGATATCTTTGGGGCTGACAGCGCTGGGATATCTCTTTGCCTGGAAAATTGATTCCGTTCAGGGATACCATGGAGTAATGAGCGTTGTCTTATTACCGATGTGGTTGTTATCGGGGGCGTTCTTTCCCGGTTCAGGTTCTCTCTGGATGAGCTGGATCATGCGACTGAACCCATTGACATACGGGGTTGCAGGTTTGAGGCGAACACTCGTCGAGAACCAGGCACTGCTGACGGATTCTCCATCAAAAGCAACGTGTATCATTGTGACGGTTGGATTTGCGATGGCCTGTTTACTCATCGATGTTTGGATCACACGCCGAGACCCAGCGGTGGCCTCATGATTGGATACTTCAACGAAAACCGACGCATTATGAATTCTCCTCGATGGCAGGTGTTGTCATTGTCCCTTGTTGCGTTCTGCTTGCTTGCCAGCATGACGTGCGAGGAACTCTTCGCGCAGAATGAAACTCCTGCAGAACTCCCTGAAAATCAAGTTCTGGAACCGGGAGACACTCTGCCGCTGACATATCGACGTAGCGCCTATGACCAACCTCAAGTCTGGAATCCGGACGAAGTTGACGACTTCACCCTGGTTGACCAGACAGGACAAGAATTCACGAAAGAGGATTTGCTTGGCAAACCATGGATCGTGAACTTCATCTTTGCTCAATGTCCGCATCAATGCCCGATGACATCACGGATGATGATGGAATTTGACAAAACGGTCTCCGATGTCGATATGCGAATGGTGACGATTACGGTCAATCCTGAAGAAGATACCGTCGAGATCATGCGAAAGTATGCCGACATCTGGGAAGCTGATCCCAAGCGATGGTTGTTTGCAACTGGTGATCCCGTTCAAGTCTGGAAGCTGATCCGCGAAGGTTTTAAAGTGACCGCGTGGGAAAACGTGGGGACTGCACGACAACCGGGAATGGAGTTTGCGCACGACAACAACATCATCCATGTCGATGCTGCCGGAAAAATTCTCGGACGTTACAACTCCATCGATCCGAAAGAGATGTCGGTGTTGCGACGCGTTCTGAAAGGGGACATTGAAACCCCGGACGAGTTTCGTCCCGTCGTCATCGAAGCGCGCGAAGCACAGCAAGCTACCGTTCTGGAATACATGAAAAAGGTCAAAGCCGACCCACTCGCAAAGCTTCCCTACTGGGCGAAGCGTTTGCCGGCCACCAATGCGATGCTCAACGCTCTGGCCACACTTTTGCTAATGCTCGGTTTCACAGCGATCAAAGCGAAGCTCACAAGTTTGCATAAAAAACTGATGTTGTATGCATTCGGCGTCTCCTGTCTGTTTTTGATTTCCTACCTGGTTTACCATTTCGCCCTGTACCAATACGCGGGCGTCCGTGGAAAGCCGTTTGAGCAGACTGGAACGATTCGAACTGTCTATTTCTCAATATTGATCAGCCACGTTATCTTAGCTGCAATGGTCCCCGTATTAGCGTTAGTCACGATTACCAAAGGACTTCGGCAGAACTGGGAGTCGCATCGAAAGTGGGCAAAAGTCACCTTCCCAATCTGGCTGTACGTGTCGATTACAGGTGTTATCATTTACTGGATGTTGTACAAGCTTTGATCAAGCCTTGACCAACTCAACAATACAGGTCGATTAGATGTTTAAGCAAATTCGAATTTTACTCGTCGCACTCGTTTTTTCGAGTGGTTTCTTCATGAGCAGCGCAGCTCAAGCATGCCCGATGTGTGCGGTGGCGAATGAAGATGCGCAAGATGATGTCACACTCGCTCGACCACGCGCTTACATGTACAGCATTCTGTTCATGCTGGCGATGCCAGCCACCATGTTCACTGCGTTCGGAATCTCTTTCTATCGACTCTCTCAAAAAAGAGCTGCCATGCATGAAGAAATGCTGGCGACAGGTCACTCCGACTCGGAAGGTTCAATCAATCCATCGGCGACCGCTGAGGAATAATCAAAGTCACGCTGAAGAAGGCGTATCGGAACCCTCGGAGCATGCAGGCACAGCCTTCTCAGCTGGTTGAAATGACCTCTGGGAGGTCCTCCACTTCTGCTGATTTTCAAGAGGCCAATTGTGCCTGCATCAGCAACGATTGTTAGAGCATCTATCGAATGAGTGTTCAGGTTCTGCCTCGCAGCGAACAGCAATTTCATTGGAGAAACGCGTTCTTCACGGGCATACAGTAGAGCAAGCTCGCTCTAGCGAGCAGATTTCATCATCAGGTAGCCAAGAACAAAGACGACGACGAGAACCATCCCGTACTGTGCCGGGGACAGGTTTTCCCAAAACTCAAATGCGTAACGCTTATAAGTACGCATGTAACTGTAGAATGGCATTGCCAAGAAGGGCGACATGGTTTACCTCGAACGGTCCGCTTTGAAGGGGGGATCTCTTCGAAACCCTACGTCATGAAGGTGTCGAGGCAACTCAGTTTCACAGAAACTGCTCACGAACGATCAGGACAATCATTTCAATCGCTCCAATTCGATTGTTCATCACGCCTCCCACGCACACGACTTGCTTCCATGTTGCATTGCTGAGGTAAAAGAGAGGCCCAGAGCAGCATCGAAGCGGCATTCACAGTATGCAGCGTGGCCCAAAAAACTCGAAGCGTTCTATTCGAAAGTTGCTTTTCTGCGGAGAGTGTGGTGGTACGACTGCGCAAATCGGTGTGATTCATCACGTACATATTGCAACAGCCGCAGAGCGTAAGAATGTCGGCTGAGGCGCTTTGGTTCTGACTCTCCGGGAACGAAGATTTCTTCCTCGCGTTTCGCTAGCGAGATCGTAAAGGGGGGATCGATTTCGAGCACGCGCATCGCCTCCATGGCTGCGCTGAGTTGCCCCTTCCCGCCATCGATCAAGAGAATGTCGGGGTAGGCTCCCCCCTCTTGTGAGAGTCGTCTCAGTCGACGACCAACAACTTCCCGTATTGAAGCAAAGTCGTCGACTCCCTCGACGGTGCGGATTTTGTAACGCTTATAGCCATGCTTGAATGGAAGCCCATCGATGAACTGGACGAGGCTGGCTACGGTTTCGCCTCCTTGTAGATGAGCGATGTCGACCCCCTCAATCACACGTGGGACTTCGTCAAGATTGAAGACCTTTTTGAGGCCGCGCAGCCCTTTTTTCGGGTCGATGTAAAAGACTTCTGGCTGAACATGATCATCCAGATTTCCGCGCAAGTTCAAACTATCAAGAGCTTTGATCTCATCGCGAATTCTGGCAGCCTTTTCGAATTTGAGTTCTTTGGATGCCAGTTGCATCTCCTTCTTCAGCTCTCTCAGAAGCTTGACCTTCTTGCCATCTAGAAACATCCTCAATCGGCGGATGTCTTCACGGTATTCCTCTTTACTGATTCGCAAGTTACAGGGGGCTGTGCATTGGTCGATGCTGGCAAGCAAACAGGGACGGAACCACTTCCAACGTTCGTCCTCTTCCTCAATCTCCAACGGACACGTTCGGAACTTAAAGATCTTTTGAAGAACAGAAATCGTCCCACGCAGTTTTTTAGCTGAAGTGAACGGGCCATAAAGCTTGACCCCTTTCGCTTCCGGCTTTCTGGTGAATTCGACCCGAGGAAACTCTTCGTTGATTCGAATTTGCAGGTACGGAAACGTTTTGTCGTCTTTGAGTTCCTGGTTGAATTTCGGCTGAATATCTTTGATCAATCGCGATTCGAGAAGGAGTGCGTCGACTTCAGATTCCGTCTTAATGAAATCGAGATCGGCAATTTCAGTAACCAGACTTGCCGTACGCTGATCGACAGCCGCAGCGGTGGTGAAGTAGCTGGAAGCTCGACTGCGGAGTTGAAGTGCTTTCCCAATGTAGATGACACGCCCCAGGTTGTCTTTCATCAGGTAGACGCCCGGAGTCTGTGGAAATGTTTTGACCTTCTCCTCCGGTGGGACCGCAGGAGTGGTTGGAGATTGAGTTTCCAGATTGTCTTCCGACTCATCCATGACGCAGCTTTATATCGTGTTGATTCAACGAGAGATTCTGAAGCCGCTCGACTGGACGACTGCAAAGAACCGGCCTCTACTGTTTGGCTACGACAGGATTGGATTTCCAGGCAGTGATTTTGTCTTGGGCGATTTTGTACTCTTCGATCATTGTCGTATCGAGGACACAACGGAAGCCGTTGTGAAAACTACTCGACATCACTTCCCCTGCCATACGTGCTCCGGTGCGGTATCCCGTACAACTATTTGTGTTGCACAAAAACGAGCCCCCTCGTTGGACACGCTTGACGATCCCCGGTTCTCGGGGATCAAAACTTTCTGCTGGACCTTTTGGATTTCGTTTGGGTGAAACTGCGTAGTAGTCGTGGTGATAATAGTCCGCGCACCATTCCCAAACATTACCTGCCATATCGTAAAGTCCAAGTTCATTCGCAGGAAACGCTTTGACGGGTGACGTTCCCAAGTAGCCATCTTCGTTTTCCCGTCGAGTTGGAAATTCCCCCTGCCAGTAGTTTGCCATGAACTTCCCGTTGGGATCCCGCTCTTCGCCCCAGAAATACTTGGACTTCTTCCCACCATTTCGGTTCGCATATTCAAACTCAGCTTCGGTGGGCAATCTCATCCCAGCCCAGTCACAGTATGCCACTGCGTCTTCCCAAGTGAGATGGACCACTGGGTGATCCATCCGGTCTTCAATTGATGAATCTGGACCATTGGGATGTTTCCAGTCTGCTCCATCGACAATTGCCCAGACTTGATACTCCCATCCTGGACCTTCAGTAACGAGACTCGCCCGGTCAAATTTGTCATTGAAACACATCGAGCCGGGCTTGAGTGCTTCTTCCGGAATCGCCATGGGATCGACTCCACTCTTCGCAAAGTCTTCTCGCGTCGGAACTTTCTCGGCAAAGGTGACGTATCCCGTCATCTCCACGAACTCTTGAAACTGTTGATTCGTGACCGGGGTCTCACTCATCCAAAACCCATCGAGCTCAACCGTATGTGCGGGTGACTCATCCGGCTTGATGCGATCCGGATTTGGGTCCTGTGGAGAGGGTTGATAATCCGTTCCCATCACGAAACTCCCACCCGGAACCCAAACGAACCCTTCTGGAGAAATGTGAGATGGAGGTTTGATGACCAGGCCGTCCGCGTTTGTTTTCGCGGAGGTCGAACTCACCGGGAGGAGAATCGCTGCAAAAAGGAGCCCCCCCAGCAAACAGCTTCCAAGCACGAGCAGGTAGATTTTCTTCATGAGGATCGGATTGTCATTAAACAGAACGGACGAAACGCTTTTCGCAGGCGAAGTTGAAAGTTGAGACCTCGACCTCGATCGCAACCGGAGCAGCTTCACACTTTAATGTCTCCTTGAAGATCGCTTTCACGGCTTTAAAGATTGCTCACGACAAGGCAGAACTTACAGAACAAGATTGGATTTGCTCAGGAAAATTCCGCATAAGTGGTGGCAATTCGGGCGAAAGACAAACTCTTCAACAGTATAATATGCGCTCTTATTATCATACGCATTCAGTTGTCAAATGTCTCCACTCTTTATGAGAGAGGCTGTTCTGAAGGTGTCAAAGAAGATCGTCAGCCAACGAAATCGCTGACGAGAGAATTCCGGAGATTTGCGATGACCGTGAATGATGACCCGAAGTATCAGGCTGGCAACCCTTCGACAGCGGAAGAGCACCTGGCTGACGACGTGATCATCAGCCCGGACACACTGCGAGACAATCGCATTCCCGCCGGACAGTCGAGGACCCGAAAGTGGCCTGTGCTGCACTATGGAACTGTTCCGACAATCAACCACGACCTGTGGCGACTCCAAATCGGCGGACTCGTGGAGCGGCCACTTAAGCTGACTCTGGATGAGTTCCGAGCGTTGCCGCATGTGAAAGTCTACTCCGACTTTCACTGCGTCACCAAGTGGTCTCGATTAGGAAACGTTTGGGGAGGCGTTTCGGTACAAGAAATCATGGAGCGAGTCGGCGTGAGAGCAGAAGCAAAGTTCGTGATTGCTGAAGGCTTTGATTCGGGCTGGACGACAAATATTCCAATCGAAGACTTCAACGTCGCTGATGCTTTGCTCGTCGAGACTCACGATGGAGAACCGCTCGATGCCGATCATGGCGGGCCCGTAAGATTGGTCGTCCCGCAACTCTATGCCTGGAAAAGTGCAAAATGGCTTCGCAAGCTGACGTTCGTCGCTGAAGACTCCCCCGGGTATTGGGAGCAACTCGGCTACCACATGCACGGAGATCCCTGGGTCGTCAACGAAATGAATCCCGACGGAGAAAGATTTCGCGATGACCCCGACTGGAAGGGCCCGCGCCCGCCGGAATCATACTAAACCTAGCCCCGAAACTTGATCTTGCTCTCTCAAACGTTGAGACAAGCGGCTATTCCAGAGGTTTTCGGACTGGTTCTAGAGCACTTTCGAATCGGTGTTCGCGCTCTTCTGTCAGGAACCCGCACTATCGCGAACAGCAATGATGCGGGTGAAACGCGTTCTTCACGGGCACATCGTAAAACAAACGGTTCTAAAAAGTCGTCGTTTTCTGACTGAGGAAGCGGCCGCCGCTGAGGTACATGCCATCATCACAAGGACGGCACCATTCGATCAAAACGCGGTATTCAAACTCACGAGTATCGCTCGCCATCCGCACAGTCACTTCTCCGGGTGAAATCATCCCTTTGTGGAGGAGTCCAATACCTGTACGGCTGATCTCACGCGTCATTGCGGAAATAGTGTTTCCACGAAGTGTCGTCATTTCCGCTGGAACCGAAAGTTCCAAACGCTCAGAATTCCGATTGTGATCTTCATCAGACTTCCCGATACTTTCCAAAATCGAGCGTAAGTCATTGAGTTCCGGGCGATTCCAAGGGTCGCTCAACATAACAATCCTTCTCCGACGTGATTATTCCTGTGGTCACATCGAGACGACACACAAAAGGAGAGCCGTGATCGATGTGAATAGATTTCATTATGTTGAAATGTAGACCACATCCGATCTGGAAGTGGAATGCCTTTGAGATTCCGTCAAAATCTGAAAAGAGAGCCTCCGCAATACCGGCATAACCCTCACACATTCACCATCTTCGATTCAAAGATGACATCGCTGCGAACAATCCACTCAAGCAAATCGAAACCGACAACCTATTCGTTGGAGTCGACAAGCCCTTGAAGCAGGACTAAAGCTTCTCTGTAGCGAGGAGCTTCTTCGAGTGCCTGGAGAACACTTCTTCGAGCTGAATCGTGTTGACCGAGCTTCTGCTGCTGGATCGCCTTGCGGTAGTACAGATCAGCGCGGTCAGCCGGTTTCAGTGCGAGCAATGAGTCCATCGCATCGATGGCGGATTCTGATTCTTCAAGATGTTCGCTGGCGGCGGCCAGTGCAGCGTGAGGTTGTGCGATTAACGGTTTGACGGCTAAAAGTTTCGACGCAAACTGTTTGACCGCTTCCCAATCTTTCTCGTCGTTGGCAATTTCCATTAACCGGAAAAATGCAGCCACTGCATCGTCGTCAATCTTCACCAACTTCAGGAGCGCTTGCTTCTCTTTGTCGTTCTCTCCCTGTTCTTGATACAGCTTCGCCAGTGTCAAGAGTGGGCTTTCAGGTCCTGGTTCGCTCGGAAAGAGTTCAACCGCTTTTTCATAAAGTTGAATCGCAGTCTTCGAGTCACCTTTCTCGACGAGAATACGCCCCCAGGCTTTCAACCCCAAATAGTGTTTCGGGTTCTCATCTGCCCAAGCGAGTGCATCCTTTGCGGGCTCAGAACTTTGTATGAACTCTGCGATTGCCGGTTCGCTCCACTCCACGTTCTTCCCATATTCAGTCGCGAGTTCGGTCGCGTACATAACAAGCTCCTCATCGAGTTGTTTCAGCGGAGCGGTGTGGCGCGGGAGCGATTCATTAATGTTCATCCCCACAGCCAAATCGTCCAGCACCTTGAGCAAGGAATCAAACCCATATTTCTCGATGATATGTTCGACGATCAGTGAGCTTTGATAGTAGGCAAATTGAACATGAACCGGAGACTTGGGCGAGAGAAACATTTCACTCATCTCGCCGATCGGAGAGAGTTCGCCGCCGAGAATCATATTGCGATAGGTCACATTCAGATGCTCTCCCCAAGAGGCATCACGTTGCCGTTCTTCGTAAACCGAGATCCCCTCGCTGAGCCAGCGCGGCATGCGGTTGTTCGTTTTATTCAAGGTGACCACATGAGCAAACTCATGCCACAGGACAGATTCCAGGTTCACCGGGTTGGCATCTTGCGAAGCCGGACTGTTTGCGGTAATCACATCACCAAAGCAAACTCCGAGATAACCGACAACCCCCGGCATTCCGAATGTGCGGACTTCAAAGTCTGCCGGGCGAGGAAAGATTTCGACGAGGATCGTTTCAGGCAGTTCCTGTTTGTACTTCTGAGTGAGCACCTCGCGTGCTTCGGTCAGCAACTGGATCACTCGATGACCATAGATCTTCGCTTCATCTGTCGACATCCGGATCTGAAATCCGCTCGCTTCGAGCGTTTCAAACTTTTGGAGTTCATCCCGCAGCGTGACCAAGTTATAGACAGCCACATCATACGGGTCCTTCTCGTGGACTTCGTCGGCAAGTTTCCAACCTTCCTCTTCCCGCCCCAACCGCAGCAAGTCTTGAATCAATTGTTTTTTGGCAGGCGTGAAATTTGGATCAAACTCAAGGGCCTGTTCCTGAAAAGTAGCCCCTTGTTCGAAACGGTATTTTTGAGACAGCTTCCGACCAATGGTGTGATCGACCAGTGGATTCTTTTTCCATGTACTGAGTGCAAGATTGCGAGCCTTCATCCCTGCTTCGGTCTCCTCTTGAAGCAAGGCAATGACAGACTGGTACGCCAGAGCCTCTGGATGGTGCGGATTCACTTTCAGGGTCCGCTCGATCAAAGCACTCGCCTCTTCATATTGTTCGGCGTCGATGAAATGATCGACTTGAAACAGCAGTGCCGGAATGTGATTTGAATTCTTCTCCAGCGTCACCTGCAAATAGCCGTTTGAAACTTCTCGGTCCGAGCCTGCAAACGCGAGTGCTAAGCCGAATGTGATGTCCGGGTCGTCAGGATGATCTTCAAATGCCGGACCGAACATTTCTGCAGCCAGTTGAAAATCCCGTTTTTCCAATGCCAGATTACCGAGCGCCAATGCGGGCGAACGATGCAAAGGATTGTTGCGCCGCGACCGAGTGAAAAACGCATCCTGAGCCGCTTTAACGTCGGCTCCCTGCTCAATCACAAAGTGTCCCAACGTCACCAGATTTTCGGCGTCGGTGTATCTCCAGGGAGAAGCCTGAACCATCTGAGCAATCTCTTCGGTATACTTCAGTACCAGCTCGTCCTGATTCAAATACGGAACTACCTGCATCGCTAACCACCGCAGGCGAATGCTCCACCCGTAACGTTCAAGAGCTGATTGAATCGTCTTCAGCGACTCTTCATATTTCCCAGTCTTGAACTCCGCTTCCGCTTTCACCAGATGCCAGGACTCTCCATACACTCCCTGCTCAATCGCCTCAGCTGTCGTGGTGATACATTTCTCGTATTCACCGTACAACAACAGTTCTCGACACTGATCGATATCCGCTCCAGAACAGACAGACCCGGTCCATAGACAGAAAACGAAACCAGACAGAAATAGACGTCGAACAGATTCCATGAAATCCTCCAGAGTCCGGAACAGTTGCCAGAATTCTACGATAAATGAAAGCCTCCCGCAGCTAAGCGGCTTAATTCACAAATGAGAAGGTTGGGTGATTCGACGTTAAGCATGTCCTTGAAAGACAAAAAAGACAAAACTGTTCAACGTGTAGAAGAACGAACTTCCCGAAGGTGACTTGGGTTCGTCGCTGAAGTAGGATGTGCGGCAGTTTAGATTTTTGAATTCTCATTCACCGGCGCGCCTCCATCGGAGCCTTCGCCTTCGCCCCTTTCACCACATGCCCGAGCTGACGCTCAATACTGATGTTCAGTTCCTTCCGGGAGTCGGTCCGAGATGGGCGGAGCTGCTACGGAAGTTGAATGTCGAGACGATTGAGGATCTCCTCTGGACCCTTCCGCGTGACATCCTTGATTTTTCACATGTTTGTCCGCCCGAAGAACTCAAAGCTGACAAACCACAAACGGTTCGGGGAAAGGTGGTCGACGTCGACGCGCGCCCCTTGAGAAATAACCGCACGATGACAGCTGCGCTGCTCGATTGTTCGACTGATTTCGTGCGCGGAGTCTGGTTCAATCAACCATGGATGCGAAATCGACTCGTCGAAGGACAGTCGGTGATTTTCTCCGGGAAACCAAAATTCAATCAGGGACGCTGGGAGTTCTCTCATCCGAATGTGCAATGGCTGGACGAGGACGACAGCGAAACCGGAGGGGTGATTCTCACACGCTACCGCCTGACTGATGGCTTGAAAGTACACAAATTACGCCAGATCATCGGAAGCGGAATCGAATCGGTCATTGATCAAATCCCTGATCCGCTCCCGGAATCGTTTCGAGCACGATTGAAGATGCCAAGCTTAAGCAAGGCGATTCAATCTGTTCATCAGCCATCTTCAAAAGACGAATACGACGCGGCTCGACGCCGAATTGTGTTCGACGACCTCTTCGAATTCCAACTCGGTTTGGCTCTTCGACGTCGTCAATGGCGTGCGC from Thalassoglobus polymorphus includes the following:
- a CDS encoding ABC transporter ATP-binding protein, with the translated sequence MPAVEVEQLVFRYGDRVALNDVGFTVPAGDVFGLLGPNGGGKSTLFRVLSTLLPIQEGSAQVCGHSVLSDPDAVRRCIGVTFQSPSLDLKLTVAENLKHQGHLYGLYGAELRTRCQTVMAQLGVADRANDFAEKLSGGLKRRVEIAKSLLHSPEILLLDEPSTGLDPRARHDLWETLLKLQKESEVTILVTTHLMEEAARCGRLGILDEGKLIALGTPDELQAMVGGDSLTIQAENQDQLAAQLRQQLHVDVQKIGETLRIEQENGHELLVQIATQFPGQFQNLTLGKPTLEDVFIKLTGRRLDEGEAA
- a CDS encoding ABC transporter permease, with the translated sequence MSSTTQAQRSPLWTATWTLAVREVVRFLRQRSRVIGAVGQPVVFWILFGAGLHGSFAMPGTEGENALSFQEYFLPGVAVLIVLFTSIFSSISVIQDRNEGFMQGVLVAPVPRSAIVLGKVLGGTALALLQAFLFLIVAPLLQFVNLAPEMSFAFSLSSMIQAALFLFWISLGLTALGYLFAWKIDSVQGYHGVMSVVLLPMWLLSGAFFPGSGSLWMSWIMRLNPLTYGVAGLRRTLVENQALLTDSPSKATCIIVTVGFAMACLLIDVWITRRDPAVAS
- a CDS encoding DUF420 domain-containing protein, which codes for MNSPRWQVLSLSLVAFCLLASMTCEELFAQNETPAELPENQVLEPGDTLPLTYRRSAYDQPQVWNPDEVDDFTLVDQTGQEFTKEDLLGKPWIVNFIFAQCPHQCPMTSRMMMEFDKTVSDVDMRMVTITVNPEEDTVEIMRKYADIWEADPKRWLFATGDPVQVWKLIREGFKVTAWENVGTARQPGMEFAHDNNIIHVDAAGKILGRYNSIDPKEMSVLRRVLKGDIETPDEFRPVVIEAREAQQATVLEYMKKVKADPLAKLPYWAKRLPATNAMLNALATLLLMLGFTAIKAKLTSLHKKLMLYAFGVSCLFLISYLVYHFALYQYAGVRGKPFEQTGTIRTVYFSILISHVILAAMVPVLALVTITKGLRQNWESHRKWAKVTFPIWLYVSITGVIIYWMLYKL
- a CDS encoding excinuclease ABC subunit UvrC, translating into MDESEDNLETQSPTTPAVPPEEKVKTFPQTPGVYLMKDNLGRVIYIGKALQLRSRASSYFTTAAAVDQRTASLVTEIADLDFIKTESEVDALLLESRLIKDIQPKFNQELKDDKTFPYLQIRINEEFPRVEFTRKPEAKGVKLYGPFTSAKKLRGTISVLQKIFKFRTCPLEIEEEDERWKWFRPCLLASIDQCTAPCNLRISKEEYREDIRRLRMFLDGKKVKLLRELKKEMQLASKELKFEKAARIRDEIKALDSLNLRGNLDDHVQPEVFYIDPKKGLRGLKKVFNLDEVPRVIEGVDIAHLQGGETVASLVQFIDGLPFKHGYKRYKIRTVEGVDDFASIREVVGRRLRRLSQEGGAYPDILLIDGGKGQLSAAMEAMRVLEIDPPFTISLAKREEEIFVPGESEPKRLSRHSYALRLLQYVRDESHRFAQSYHHTLRRKATFE
- a CDS encoding formylglycine-generating enzyme family protein — protein: MKKIYLLVLGSCLLGGLLFAAILLPVSSTSAKTNADGLVIKPPSHISPEGFVWVPGGSFVMGTDYQPSPQDPNPDRIKPDESPAHTVELDGFWMSETPVTNQQFQEFVEMTGYVTFAEKVPTREDFAKSGVDPMAIPEEALKPGSMCFNDKFDRASLVTEGPGWEYQVWAIVDGADWKHPNGPDSSIEDRMDHPVVHLTWEDAVAYCDWAGMRLPTEAEFEYANRNGGKKSKYFWGEERDPNGKFMANYWQGEFPTRRENEDGYLGTSPVKAFPANELGLYDMAGNVWEWCADYYHHDYYAVSPKRNPKGPAESFDPREPGIVKRVQRGGSFLCNTNSCTGYRTGARMAGEVMSSSFHNGFRCVLDTTMIEEYKIAQDKITAWKSNPVVAKQ
- a CDS encoding sulfite oxidase-like oxidoreductase, with product MTVNDDPKYQAGNPSTAEEHLADDVIISPDTLRDNRIPAGQSRTRKWPVLHYGTVPTINHDLWRLQIGGLVERPLKLTLDEFRALPHVKVYSDFHCVTKWSRLGNVWGGVSVQEIMERVGVRAEAKFVIAEGFDSGWTTNIPIEDFNVADALLVETHDGEPLDADHGGPVRLVVPQLYAWKSAKWLRKLTFVAEDSPGYWEQLGYHMHGDPWVVNEMNPDGERFRDDPDWKGPRPPESY
- a CDS encoding PilZ domain-containing protein; translation: MLSDPWNRPELNDLRSILESIGKSDEDHNRNSERLELSVPAEMTTLRGNTISAMTREISRTGIGLLHKGMISPGEVTVRMASDTREFEYRVLIEWCRPCDDGMYLSGGRFLSQKTTTF
- a CDS encoding tetratricopeptide repeat protein, coding for MESVRRLFLSGFVFCLWTGSVCSGADIDQCRELLLYGEYEKCITTTAEAIEQGVYGESWHLVKAEAEFKTGKYEESLKTIQSALERYGWSIRLRWLAMQVVPYLNQDELVLKYTEEIAQMVQASPWRYTDAENLVTLGHFVIEQGADVKAAQDAFFTRSRRNNPLHRSPALALGNLALEKRDFQLAAEMFGPAFEDHPDDPDITFGLALAFAGSDREVSNGYLQVTLEKNSNHIPALLFQVDHFIDAEQYEEASALIERTLKVNPHHPEALAYQSVIALLQEETEAGMKARNLALSTWKKNPLVDHTIGRKLSQKYRFEQGATFQEQALEFDPNFTPAKKQLIQDLLRLGREEEGWKLADEVHEKDPYDVAVYNLVTLRDELQKFETLEASGFQIRMSTDEAKIYGHRVIQLLTEAREVLTQKYKQELPETILVEIFPRPADFEVRTFGMPGVVGYLGVCFGDVITANSPASQDANPVNLESVLWHEFAHVVTLNKTNNRMPRWLSEGISVYEERQRDASWGEHLNVTYRNMILGGELSPIGEMSEMFLSPKSPVHVQFAYYQSSLIVEHIIEKYGFDSLLKVLDDLAVGMNINESLPRHTAPLKQLDEELVMYATELATEYGKNVEWSEPAIAEFIQSSEPAKDALAWADENPKHYLGLKAWGRILVEKGDSKTAIQLYEKAVELFPSEPGPESPLLTLAKLYQEQGENDKEKQALLKLVKIDDDAVAAFFRLMEIANDEKDWEAVKQFASKLLAVKPLIAQPHAALAAASEHLEESESAIDAMDSLLALKPADRADLYYRKAIQQQKLGQHDSARRSVLQALEEAPRYREALVLLQGLVDSNE